A part of Brassica rapa cultivar Chiifu-401-42 chromosome A05, CAAS_Brap_v3.01, whole genome shotgun sequence genomic DNA contains:
- the LOC103870996 gene encoding E3 ubiquitin-protein ligase RGLG1 isoform X2, which translates to MGGGNSKEDWRQEPPSSSSSSSSWASHQSYPQSGPGSYNYPPPPSYSPAPSFGGQPPSYSQEEQGYAYPYPPPRPQPQPSQTHAAPSDRKKFDRRYSKISDNYASLDQVSEALGRAGLESSNLILGIDFTKSNEWTGAKSFSKKSLHHISNTLNPYEQAITIIGRTLAAFDEDNLIPCFGFGDASTHDQDVFSFYPEGRSCNGFEQVLARYRDIVPHLKLAGPTSFAPIIEMAMRVVEQSSGQYHVLVIIADGQVTRSVDTEHGQLSPQEQKTVDAIVKASALPLSIVLVGVGDGPWDMMQEFDDNIPSRAFDNFQFVNFTEIMSKNKEQSRKETEFALSALMEIPPQYKATIELGLLGRRNGNIPERIPLPPPVHGGSTFFNPSKASPTPSFEPSVPTYPMESKDVDDNQLCPICLSNPKNMAFGCGHQTCCECGPGLKVCPICRAPIQTRIKLY; encoded by the exons ATGGGAGGAGGGAACTCTAAAGAAGACTGGAGGCAAGAGccgccatcatcatcatcatcatcatcatcatgggCTTCTCATCAAAGTTATCCTCAGTCTGGACCAGGCAGCTACAACTATCCTCCTCCACCCTCTTATTCTCCAGCTCCCAGCTTTGGTGGTCAGCCGCCTTCTTATAGTCAAGAAGAGCAGGGCTATGCTTATCCTTATCCTCCCCCACGGCCACAACCACAGCCTTCACAGACTCATGCTGCTCCTTCTGATAGAAAAAAGTTTGATCGGAGGTATTCCAAAATATCTGATAATTACGCTTCTTTAGATCAG GTGTCAGAGGCTCTAGGGCGTGCAGGTCTTGAATCTTCTAATCTAATCCTTGGTATTGATTTCACCAAAAGCAATGAGTGGACAG GAGCCAAGTCCTTCAGTAAGAAAAGCTTGCATCATATCAGCAATACTCTCAATCCTTACGAGCAAGCTATCACTATCATTGGAAGGACCTTAGCCGCCTTTGACGAGGACAACTTGATTccttgttttggttttggtgatg CATCAACTCATGATCAAGACGTGTTTAGTTTCTATCCAGAGGGTAGATCCTGTAATGGATTTGAACAAGTTTTGGCTCGCTACAGAGATATTGTACCTCACCTAAAACTCGcag GACCGACATCTTTTGCACCCATCATTGAAATGGCGATGAGAGTGGTTGAGCAGAGTAGTGGCCAATATCATGTGTTAGTGATCATAGCCGATGGACAG GTAACAAGAAGTGTGGATACGGAACATGGGCAGTTAAGTCCCCAAGAACAGAAGACTGTCGATGCAATTGTGAAAGCAAG TGCACTTCCTTTGTCAATAGTGTTAGTTGGGGTGGGGGATGGACCATGGGACATGATGCAGGAATTTGATGATAACATACCTTCCCGAGCTTTTGATAACTTCCAA TTTGTGAACTTCACGGAGATCATGTCGAAGAACAAAGAGCAGTCTCGGAAAGAGACAGAATTCGCACTCTCTGCTCTCATGGAGATTCCTCCCCAGTACAAAGCCACCATAGAGCTTGGCCTTTTAGG GCGAAGAAATGGGAATATCCCAGAGAGAATCCCACTTCCACCTCCGGTGCATGGCGGATCAACATTCTTCAACCCATCAAAAGCTTCCCCAACACCTAGTTTTGAACCGAGTGTACCTACTTATCCGATGGAAAGCAAGGACGTGGACGATAATCAG CTATGCCCGATATGTCTGAGCAATCCCAAAAACATGGCGTTTGGTTGCGGCCATCAGACATGTTGTGAGTGCGGACCAGGCCTTAAGGTGTGTCCTATTTGTCGTGCACCCATCCAGACAAGAATTAAGCTCTACTAA
- the LOC103870996 gene encoding E3 ubiquitin-protein ligase RGLG1 isoform X1, which produces MGRSVKSLSLSIIINFGNGTDLELQVWNLNKDLMGGGNSKEDWRQEPPSSSSSSSSWASHQSYPQSGPGSYNYPPPPSYSPAPSFGGQPPSYSQEEQGYAYPYPPPRPQPQPSQTHAAPSDRKKFDRRYSKISDNYASLDQVSEALGRAGLESSNLILGIDFTKSNEWTGAKSFSKKSLHHISNTLNPYEQAITIIGRTLAAFDEDNLIPCFGFGDASTHDQDVFSFYPEGRSCNGFEQVLARYRDIVPHLKLAGPTSFAPIIEMAMRVVEQSSGQYHVLVIIADGQVTRSVDTEHGQLSPQEQKTVDAIVKASALPLSIVLVGVGDGPWDMMQEFDDNIPSRAFDNFQFVNFTEIMSKNKEQSRKETEFALSALMEIPPQYKATIELGLLGRRNGNIPERIPLPPPVHGGSTFFNPSKASPTPSFEPSVPTYPMESKDVDDNQLCPICLSNPKNMAFGCGHQTCCECGPGLKVCPICRAPIQTRIKLY; this is translated from the exons ATGGGTAGATCCGTCAAGAGTTTGTCTTTGagcataataataaattttggtAACG GTACTGATCTTGAGCTTCAAGTTTGGAATCTGAATAAAGATTTGATGGGAGGAGGGAACTCTAAAGAAGACTGGAGGCAAGAGccgccatcatcatcatcatcatcatcatcatgggCTTCTCATCAAAGTTATCCTCAGTCTGGACCAGGCAGCTACAACTATCCTCCTCCACCCTCTTATTCTCCAGCTCCCAGCTTTGGTGGTCAGCCGCCTTCTTATAGTCAAGAAGAGCAGGGCTATGCTTATCCTTATCCTCCCCCACGGCCACAACCACAGCCTTCACAGACTCATGCTGCTCCTTCTGATAGAAAAAAGTTTGATCGGAGGTATTCCAAAATATCTGATAATTACGCTTCTTTAGATCAG GTGTCAGAGGCTCTAGGGCGTGCAGGTCTTGAATCTTCTAATCTAATCCTTGGTATTGATTTCACCAAAAGCAATGAGTGGACAG GAGCCAAGTCCTTCAGTAAGAAAAGCTTGCATCATATCAGCAATACTCTCAATCCTTACGAGCAAGCTATCACTATCATTGGAAGGACCTTAGCCGCCTTTGACGAGGACAACTTGATTccttgttttggttttggtgatg CATCAACTCATGATCAAGACGTGTTTAGTTTCTATCCAGAGGGTAGATCCTGTAATGGATTTGAACAAGTTTTGGCTCGCTACAGAGATATTGTACCTCACCTAAAACTCGcag GACCGACATCTTTTGCACCCATCATTGAAATGGCGATGAGAGTGGTTGAGCAGAGTAGTGGCCAATATCATGTGTTAGTGATCATAGCCGATGGACAG GTAACAAGAAGTGTGGATACGGAACATGGGCAGTTAAGTCCCCAAGAACAGAAGACTGTCGATGCAATTGTGAAAGCAAG TGCACTTCCTTTGTCAATAGTGTTAGTTGGGGTGGGGGATGGACCATGGGACATGATGCAGGAATTTGATGATAACATACCTTCCCGAGCTTTTGATAACTTCCAA TTTGTGAACTTCACGGAGATCATGTCGAAGAACAAAGAGCAGTCTCGGAAAGAGACAGAATTCGCACTCTCTGCTCTCATGGAGATTCCTCCCCAGTACAAAGCCACCATAGAGCTTGGCCTTTTAGG GCGAAGAAATGGGAATATCCCAGAGAGAATCCCACTTCCACCTCCGGTGCATGGCGGATCAACATTCTTCAACCCATCAAAAGCTTCCCCAACACCTAGTTTTGAACCGAGTGTACCTACTTATCCGATGGAAAGCAAGGACGTGGACGATAATCAG CTATGCCCGATATGTCTGAGCAATCCCAAAAACATGGCGTTTGGTTGCGGCCATCAGACATGTTGTGAGTGCGGACCAGGCCTTAAGGTGTGTCCTATTTGTCGTGCACCCATCCAGACAAGAATTAAGCTCTACTAA
- the LOC103870994 gene encoding protein NUCLEAR FUSION DEFECTIVE 4 codes for MKPPKRTTRAKEEDVVQSPPSMLQWWRRWTVLVAAIWIQAFTGTNFDFSAYSSDMKSSMGVSQSRLNYMAVASDLGKALGWSSGFAVAYFPVSAVLFSAAAMGLVGYGVQWLSIAADVIDLPYSLVLVCCSLAGLSICWFNTVCFVLCVRHFESNHSLALSLVVSFNGISAALYTLGHEVISGKSSASSDIYLLLNSLIPLFVSLLALWPVLTNPNSSESHASNRTRDETRIFIVFNVLALITCFYLLLPSLDTYLASSPLWHFLGAICLLLFPLCVPFLDYIYRALPSYFHHHSSGYAVVNIEEPKIPKSGRLDHEEIKSYDECNTVGRLGDEHSLGMLVRSLEFWLYYLAYFCGGTIGLVYSNNLGQIAQSLGQSSSNAKSLVTLFSAFSFLGRLLSSAPDFTRKKLDYLTRTGWFTISLLPTPLAFFILAYSSKTALLQVATALIGLSSGFVFAAAVSVTSDLFGRNSVGVNQNILITNIPIGSLFYGYMAGSVYDKHATPSVVSDTLVCVGRRCYFATFLFWGCLSVVGLVCSLILFIRTRPVYHRLAQNRY; via the coding sequence ATGAAACCACCAAAGAGGACAACTAGGGCGAAGGAGGAGGATGTTGTGCAATCTCCGCCTTCTATGCTCCAATGGTGGCGTAGATGGACGGTGTTGGTGGCGGCCATCTGGATTCAAGCCTTCACGGGCACCAACTTCGATTTCTCCGCCTACTCCTCCGACATGAAGTCGTCCATGGGCGTTTCTCAGTCGCGCCTCAACTACATGGCTGTCGCTTCTGATTTAGGCAAAGCATTGGGCTGGTCTTCCGGTTTCGCCGTTGCCTATTTCCCTGTCTCCGCCGTCCTATTCTCCGCCGCTGCTATGGGTCTTGTCGGCTACGGCGTCCAGTGGTTATCCATCGCGGCCGACGTCATCGATCTCCCCTACTCTCTGGTTCTGGTATGCTGCTCGTTAGCTGGATTAAGCATCTGCTGGTTCAACACCGTCTGCTTCGTCCTCTGCGTTCGACACTTTGAATCCAACCATTCCCTCGCCTTGTCTCTCGTCGTGAGTTTCAATGGGATCAGTGCTGCCTTGTACACGCTTGGCCATGAAGTCATCAGTGGGAAATCATCAGCAAGCTCTGACATCTACCTTCTCCTTAACTCTCTCATCCCTTTATTCGTCTCTCTTTTAGCCCTCTGGCCTGTCCTTACTAACCCTAACTCCTCTGAATCCCATGCTAGTAACCGGACCCGTGATGAAACCCGAATCTTCATCGTCTTCAATGTCTTAGCCCTAATCACATGCTTTTACCTTCTCTTGCCTTCCTTAGACACCTACTTGGCTTCATCACCTCTTTGGCATTTCCTCGGTGCCATTTGCCTTCTCCTTTTCCCATTGTGCGTCCCCTTTCTCGACTATATTTACCGTGCTCTCCCCTCCTATTTCCACCATCACAGCTCTGGCTATGCGGTGGTTAACATAGAGGAGCCCAAGATCCCAAAAAGCGGGCGCTTGGACCATGAGGAGATTAAATCATATGATGAATGTAATACAGTGGGACGCTTAGGAGATGAACACTCTCTTGGAATGTTGGTTCGTAGCCTGGAGTTTTGGCTATACTACTTAGCGTATTTCTGCGGGGGGACCATTGGTCTTGTCTACAGCAACAACTTAGGTCAGATCGCTCAGTCTCTAGGACAGAGCAGCTCAAACGCAAAATCCTTAGTGACACTCTTCTCTGCCTTCTCCTTTTTGGGAAGGTTGCTCTCCTCTGCACCTGACTTCACACGCAAGAAACTAGACTACCTGACAAGAACAGGCTGGTTCACCATTTCGCTGCTTCCAACACCTTTGGCCTTCTTCATCCTCGCGTATTCATCCAAGACCGCGCTGCTACAGGTTGCGACCGCACTTATAGGGTTAAGTTCAGGGTTTGTTTTCGCGGCAGCGGTTTCAGTAACTTCCGACCTCTTTGGACGCAACAGCGTTGGTGTAAACCAGAACATACTCATCACAAACATTCCCATCGGATCGCTCTTCTACGGATACATGGCTGGTTCTGTCTATGACAAGCACGCAACACCATCTGTCGTGTCGGACACGCTTGTTTGCGTGGGAAGAAGGTGTTATTTTGCAACGTTCTTGTTTTGGGGTTGTTTGTCTGTTGTTGGATTAGTATGTAGCTTGATACTGTTTATTAGAACCAGACCAGTTTACCACCGGTTAGCACAAAACCGATATTAA
- the LOC103870995 gene encoding uncharacterized protein LOC103870995 has protein sequence MSDCSSKKRNNNIAQEGSRAGNAMSRLLGGYDFKTFIYLFILLPLSIFFIYLHGQKLTYFLRPLWQSPPKPFNILPHYYHPNASMELLCTLHGWNIRHSPRRVFDAVLFSNEVDMLTIRWNELNPYITQFVLLESNSTFTGLSKPLAFADNRHKSFEFVEPTRLSYGHVGGGGRWKKGENPFLEESFQRLALDQLIKLAGIKEDDLLIMSDVDEIPSGHTINLLRWCDGYPPVLHLQLRNYLYSYEYYLDSKSWRASVHLYKPGKTRYAHFRQSNSLLADSGWHCSFCFRHIRDFVFKMKAYSHTDRVRFSHYLNPKRIQDVICKGTDLFDMFPEEHTFREIIGKLGPIPRSYSAVHLPRYLIQNADSYKYLLPGNCVRETA, from the exons ATGTCTGATTGTAGTTCTAAGAAGAGAAATAATAATATCGCACag GAGGGTTCTCGAGCAGGCAATGCCATGTCACGGCTTCTTGGAGGATATGATttcaaaacatttatatatctatTCATTCTCCTCCCACTCTCCATCTTCTTTATCTATTTGCATGGTCAGAAGCTCACATATTTCTTGAGACCTCTTTGGCAATCCCCTCCCAAACCATTTAACATCCTTCCCCATTACTACCACCCCAACGCTTCCATGGAGTTGCTCTGCACTCTTCACGGCTGGAATATCCGCCATTCTCCTAGAAGAGTCTTCGACGCTGTCTTGTTCAGCAACGAGGTCGATATGCTGACCATCCGTTGGAACGAGTTAAATCCTTACATTACGCAGTTTGTGCTTCTCGAATCCAACTCCACTTTCACCGGTCTCTCAAAACCCTTGGCTTTCGCAGATAACCGCCACAAGAGTTTCGAGTTCGTTGAGCCAACAAGGCTGTCTTATGGGCacgtaggaggaggaggaagatggAAGAAAGGCGAGAACCCGTTTCTGGAAGAATCATTCCAAAGGCTCGCACTGGACCAGCTTATCAAACTCGCGGGTATAAAAGAAGATGATCTTTTGATCATGTCCGATGTTGACGAGATCCCGAGTGGCCACACCATCAATCTGCTTAGATGGTGCGACGGATACCCACCGGTTCTTCACCTTCAGCTGAGAAACTACCTCTACTCATATGAGTACTATCTCGACAGCAAAAGCTGGAGAGCCTCCGTTCATCTCTACAAGCCTGGGAAAACAAGGTACGCTCATTTCCGGCAAAGCAACAGTCTTTTGGCGGACTCAGGATGGCATTGCAGCTTCTGTTTCAGACACATCAGAGATTTTGTGTTCAAGATGAAAGCCTACAGCCATACTGACCGTGTTAGATTCTCACATTACCTCAACCCGAAACGAATCCAAGATGTGATCTGCAAAGGAACTGATCTTTTCGATATGTTTCCTGAAGAACACACTTTCAGAGAGATCATCGGAAAACTAGGTCCGATACCGAGGTCCTACTCAGCTGTTCATCTCCCTAGATATCTGATCCAGAATGCTGATAGTTACAAGTATTTGTTACCCGGGAACTGTGTAAGAGAAACTGCATGA